From one Streptomyces sp. ICC1 genomic stretch:
- a CDS encoding oligopeptide:H+ symporter has protein sequence MASSLTRDSADPSTEKTFFGHPRGLATLFMTEMWERFSYYGMRALLVVYLISGGVDAATDSQGGGLAMKTATATAIYSIYVAMVYLMAMPGGWFGDRVWGARKTVAIAGGVIMAGHFALAIPGQAMFFVGLALVAAGSGLLKANISTMVGHLYDGPKDPRRDSGFTLFYVGINLGAFVAPFVIGTVGQTVNWHLGFALAGVGMALGLAQFLLGSKHLSPVSSQVPNPLSAQERNAIVVKVAAVVGVTALFYAIIGFTGVFTLNWALVPLTVAGLLIPVGVLVRIKRDKDLSAPEQSKMNGYIWFFVAAAVFWMIYDQGGSTLAAFAEKNTANTVFGWDFPSTWFQSLNPLFVMTLAPIFAWLWIWLARKNQEPTTIVKFAMALVLVGGSFFVFVVPMGMANGGTLVSPMWLVSIYMIQTIAELCLSPVGLSVTTKMAPQKYASQMMGVWFLAVTAGDCTTGLLSIAGVDLNGTGIIGMQAALAALAGFAIYMYRKKVQTMMGDVH, from the coding sequence ATGGCTTCCAGCCTGACGAGGGACTCGGCGGACCCGTCCACCGAGAAGACCTTCTTCGGACACCCCCGTGGCCTGGCCACTCTGTTCATGACCGAGATGTGGGAGCGCTTCTCCTACTACGGCATGCGCGCCCTCCTCGTCGTCTACCTGATCTCGGGCGGCGTCGACGCCGCGACCGACAGCCAGGGCGGCGGCCTGGCCATGAAGACCGCCACGGCCACGGCCATCTACTCCATCTACGTGGCCATGGTCTACCTCATGGCCATGCCCGGTGGCTGGTTCGGTGACCGCGTCTGGGGCGCCCGCAAGACCGTCGCCATCGCCGGCGGCGTGATCATGGCGGGCCACTTCGCGCTGGCGATCCCCGGCCAGGCGATGTTCTTCGTCGGTCTGGCGCTGGTCGCGGCCGGTTCCGGTCTGCTGAAGGCCAACATCTCCACGATGGTCGGCCACCTCTACGACGGTCCGAAGGACCCTCGTCGTGACAGTGGCTTCACCCTCTTCTACGTGGGCATCAACCTCGGCGCCTTCGTCGCGCCGTTCGTCATCGGCACCGTCGGCCAGACCGTCAACTGGCACCTGGGCTTCGCCCTCGCCGGTGTCGGCATGGCGCTGGGCCTGGCGCAGTTCCTGCTGGGCAGCAAGCACCTGAGCCCCGTCAGCAGCCAGGTCCCGAACCCGCTGTCGGCGCAGGAGCGCAACGCGATCGTCGTCAAGGTCGCCGCGGTCGTCGGCGTCACGGCGCTGTTCTACGCGATCATCGGCTTCACCGGCGTCTTCACCCTGAACTGGGCGCTCGTCCCGCTGACCGTCGCGGGTCTGCTGATCCCGGTCGGCGTCCTGGTCCGCATCAAGCGCGACAAGGACCTCTCGGCCCCCGAGCAGTCGAAGATGAACGGCTACATCTGGTTCTTCGTCGCCGCGGCCGTCTTCTGGATGATCTACGACCAGGGTGGCTCCACGCTGGCCGCCTTCGCCGAGAAGAACACCGCCAACACGGTCTTCGGGTGGGACTTCCCCTCGACGTGGTTCCAGTCGCTGAACCCGCTCTTCGTGATGACGCTGGCCCCGATCTTCGCCTGGCTGTGGATCTGGCTGGCGCGCAAGAACCAGGAGCCGACGACCATCGTGAAGTTCGCGATGGCCCTCGTCCTGGTCGGCGGCTCGTTCTTCGTCTTCGTCGTCCCGATGGGCATGGCGAACGGCGGCACGCTGGTCAGCCCGATGTGGCTCGTCTCGATCTACATGATCCAGACGATCGCCGAGCTCTGCCTGTCCCCGGTCGGCCTGTCGGTCACCACCAAGATGGCGCCGCAGAAGTACGCGAGCCAGATGATGGGCGTCTGGTTCCTCGCCGTCACCGCCGGTGACTGCACCACCGGTCTGCTCTCGATCGCCGGGGTGGACCTGAACGGGACCGGGATCATCGGCATGCAGGCCGCGCTCGCGGCGCTGGCCGGCTTCGCGATCTACATGTACCGCAAGAAGGTCCAGACGATGATGGGCGACGTCCACTGA